Below is a window of Lacibacter sp. H407 DNA.
CTCATTTCCATTGGCTAAATGATTAAACAGCTCAACGACACCAAACATATTTCGGTAAACTGCTTCATTGCTTTTATAAACCATCCTCTCTTCTGCATTGATCATTAACCTGTACGTTGCATCAGGAAGTTTTGAGAGATCAACCGAAACAGTTTTTATTGGTGCCTCAAAATTGAGTACTTGTTCAAATACCAACTCATCAAACAAATCAGTAGCTGTATTCAATTGAAAAACATTTATTACAACCTGATCTGCGTCGGGCGATACAGTAAAATTCTGTTGATCTGTGATGAACTGCAGCATATCATTTTTTGAAGCATACTGATGATTCTCCCTACTCACCCAAAAGCCTGCAACAGGCGGAGTATTACCTGTTGATTCTTTTATACATTCGTAAACAATGCCAGCATGCTTTACAAAATCACCCGGCAAATAATTGGTTGCTCCGTTATAACTGTCAATGGAATTACTGAGGTATAATACATTTGTATTAACTGCTACGTTTACTTTGTTTTGATGAAGGTTGGTAAAATAAAAACGTTTACTTGCCAATGTCTGCAATTCCAGATTTGAAACTGTCATAAACAAGGGCTTCATTAATTCCAGGTTGAATGAAAATTTTGCAGTTGCTGCAATTGGAATAAATGGGCGGCCGGTTTCATCACACTTGATCAAAACGATCAACCGGTTTCCAACTGTTTTAAACAATGCCTGATGATTGGCTAACAGAAGTCTTGTTTGCGCTGCAGGCACAAACCGAAAATCAGTGCAATTGCCTTCCTTATAAAAATCGTGCAACACGTCAACTGTAAATAATATTTTAAATGCAGTGGTCATGATACCGGTGTCTTCATTTTATCGTTCAACTGAATTTCTTTGATAAATCCACTTTCGCTGATGGTTACATTTTCATCCATTACCACCTGCCGCACTTTGTACATCACCGATGGAAAATACTTTCCACCCAGAATGCTCCATAAATGATTGGTTTGTTCAAAGCTGGTATTGTGCAGATCAACAATGATGCGTTGGATGCGACTATCAAGCCCCGGATGTGTTACCGGTGTAAATACAAATTGATGCTGAAAAAATTGAATAATATTTCCAAGAAAAAATAAGCTGTCGTCATATCTCTTTTTATTCATTGAAAAGAGTATGTAAAAATTAAGATAGAGTGGTGGATTTTTATAAACAGTTTTGGTATCGGATTTTTGATAGTGTTCCTGTTGCTTCGCTACTTTGTCTTCTTCTACATTGATCAAACTCAATACCAGCTTGTCTTTCACATCAGGCTCTACTGCTACTGAACTGTTTGATTCGCCGGCTACAGCAATATTGCTAACCACAAGCCATGGCTCACTGAGCGACATCGGAGCCTTCTTACTATTTAAATATTTGTTCACTTCCTCACAAAGGAATTTCAATGATTCGTGAATCATTACAAGTTGGTTTAACGGTTAATGGTAACGGAGTAAAGTGAGGTTACAGTGGGATGGCAGGTATGCGAAACAAGATTAATAGAAAAAATATTTTTTGTCAATACTACATTGCGGTAAATTTTTTAATGCAGTTCAATATCCATTTGATGCAACATCAAATGGCACAACATTAAAAACTGCTGAAATAATTGATACTAAAGGTTTTTATTCGATCAATCCACTATGCTTACAGCTTAAAAAAATAAATTCTGTTAACAGAAAATTTATACGAAATGAGGAAACCGCTGCCGGTTTTTCTATGACAGCCCGTAAATTTACGGGGCGAAAATGAAGAAAAATGATTTGTGAA
It encodes the following:
- a CDS encoding DUF4255 domain-containing protein translates to MIHESLKFLCEEVNKYLNSKKAPMSLSEPWLVVSNIAVAGESNSSVAVEPDVKDKLVLSLINVEEDKVAKQQEHYQKSDTKTVYKNPPLYLNFYILFSMNKKRYDDSLFFLGNIIQFFQHQFVFTPVTHPGLDSRIQRIIVDLHNTSFEQTNHLWSILGGKYFPSVMYKVRQVVMDENVTISESGFIKEIQLNDKMKTPVS